From a single Glycine soja cultivar W05 chromosome 19, ASM419377v2, whole genome shotgun sequence genomic region:
- the LOC114399220 gene encoding peroxisomal biogenesis factor 6-like isoform X1, translating into MATDMGDLLDTFSEVDRSLNFIAHKSFGVEAEKRAMPLIIDPSLYRTKKSDVFWVGPKRICQQHLNYLLDSSDMQTHRWDCFWIFLLRRQETSVRRVLLFMLYGFTYSGPFGHFLHKLMDKIFKGRKAMTLLLRREIDIGVPDEVGRLEVLRVHTKNMKLSDDVDLERIAKDTHGYVGADLAALCTEVALQCIREKMDVIDLEDESIDAEVLNSMAISNEHFHTALGTSNPSALRETVVEVPNVSWEDIGGLENVKRELQEDVEKLCWPKQLLMNVKLTSSV; encoded by the exons ATGGCCACTGACATGGGAG ATCTTCTAGATACTTTTTCTGAGGTAGACAGAAGCCTTAACTTCATTGCACACAAGTCGTTTGGGGTGGAAGCA GAAAAACGAGCAATGCCTTTAATTATAGACCCAAGTCTTTACAGGACAAAGAAGTCTGATGTGTTTTGGGTTGGTCCTAAGAGAATTTGCCAACAACATTTAAACTATTTACTGGATTCTTCTGATATGCAAACACACAGATGGGATTGCTTTTGGATTTTTCTTCTTCGTCGCCAAGAAACTTCAGTTAGAAGGGTACTTCTTTTCATG CTCTATGGTTTCACCTACTCTGGGCCCTTTGGACATTTTCTCCACAAATTgatggataaaatatttaaggGGAGAAAGGCAATGACACTGTTGCTAAGAAG GGAAATTGATATTGGTGTTCCTGATGAAGTTGGAAGACTTGAAGTCCTTCGCGTACATACGAAAAACATGAAGCTTTCAGATGAT GTTGATCTAGAGAGAATTGCAAAAGATACTCATGGATATGTTGGTGCTGACCTTGCTGCCCTTTGCACTGAAGTTGCTCTTCAATGCATCAGGGAGAAAATGGATGTCATCGATTTGGAAGATGAGAGTATTGATGCTGAAGTACTAAATTCTATGGCAATTTCAAATGAGCATTTCCATACTGCTCTGGGAACAAGCAATCCATCTGCTTTACGAGAAACT GTTGTTGAGGTGCCTAATGTCAGCTGGGAGGATATTGGAGGCCTTGAGAATGTCAAGCGTGAGCTGCAAGAG GATGTGGAAAAACTTTGTTGGCCAAAGCAATTGCTAATGAATGTCAAGCTAACTTCATCAGTGTGA
- the LOC114399220 gene encoding cell division cycle protein 48 homolog isoform X2 has product MATDMGDLLDTFSEVDRSLNFIAHKSFGVEAEKRAMPLIIDPSLYRTKKSDVFWVGPKRICQQHLNYLLDSSDMQTHRWDCFWIFLLRRQETSVRRVLLFMLYGFTYSGPFGHFLHKLMDKIFKGRKAMTLLLRREIDIGVPDEVGRLEVLRVHTKNMKLSDDVDLERIAKDTHGYVGADLAALCTEVALQCIREKMDVIDLEDESIDAEVLNSMAISNEHFHTALGTSNPSALRETVVEVPNVSWEDIGGLENVKRELQETVQYPVEHPEKFEKFGMSP; this is encoded by the exons ATGGCCACTGACATGGGAG ATCTTCTAGATACTTTTTCTGAGGTAGACAGAAGCCTTAACTTCATTGCACACAAGTCGTTTGGGGTGGAAGCA GAAAAACGAGCAATGCCTTTAATTATAGACCCAAGTCTTTACAGGACAAAGAAGTCTGATGTGTTTTGGGTTGGTCCTAAGAGAATTTGCCAACAACATTTAAACTATTTACTGGATTCTTCTGATATGCAAACACACAGATGGGATTGCTTTTGGATTTTTCTTCTTCGTCGCCAAGAAACTTCAGTTAGAAGGGTACTTCTTTTCATG CTCTATGGTTTCACCTACTCTGGGCCCTTTGGACATTTTCTCCACAAATTgatggataaaatatttaaggGGAGAAAGGCAATGACACTGTTGCTAAGAAG GGAAATTGATATTGGTGTTCCTGATGAAGTTGGAAGACTTGAAGTCCTTCGCGTACATACGAAAAACATGAAGCTTTCAGATGAT GTTGATCTAGAGAGAATTGCAAAAGATACTCATGGATATGTTGGTGCTGACCTTGCTGCCCTTTGCACTGAAGTTGCTCTTCAATGCATCAGGGAGAAAATGGATGTCATCGATTTGGAAGATGAGAGTATTGATGCTGAAGTACTAAATTCTATGGCAATTTCAAATGAGCATTTCCATACTGCTCTGGGAACAAGCAATCCATCTGCTTTACGAGAAACT GTTGTTGAGGTGCCTAATGTCAGCTGGGAGGATATTGGAGGCCTTGAGAATGTCAAGCGTGAGCTGCAAGAG ACTGTTCAATATCCTGTGGAGCACCCAGAAAAATTTGAGAAGTTTGGTATGTCACCATAA